In the genome of Thermoplasmata archaeon, one region contains:
- a CDS encoding CopG family ribbon-helix-helix protein, which yields MPIISVSMDDAILRNLDEIAQRRKYRSRSEAVREALREFIDVSEWGHAGGQASVILAVIYEKGNPKADLAILQHRFDEIRTMLHTHLNEVDCLQIFVAEGPTARLKDLIGHIRRVKGVKQIKFIQTATAR from the coding sequence ATGCCCATAATCAGCGTGAGCATGGACGACGCGATCCTGCGGAACCTGGACGAGATCGCCCAGCGACGGAAGTACCGGAGCCGGAGCGAGGCCGTCCGCGAGGCGTTGCGGGAGTTCATCGACGTGTCGGAGTGGGGGCACGCCGGAGGACAGGCGTCCGTGATCCTCGCCGTGATCTACGAGAAGGGGAACCCCAAGGCGGACCTCGCGATCCTCCAACACCGCTTCGACGAAATCCGGACCATGCTCCACACGCACCTGAACGAGGTGGACTGCCTCCAGATCTTCGTGGCGGAGGGGCCGACCGCCCGCCTGAAGGACCTGATCGGCCACATCCGGCGCGTGAAGGGCGTGAAGCAGATCAAGTTCATCCAGACGGCCACGGCCCGGTGA